The sequence below is a genomic window from Leptospira dzoumogneensis.
CTTGAGCTAAACGATATACGTTCGCTTCTCTCGCTCTGAAGTCTCCACCCTTGATAGTATCATAGAACAAACGATAAACAGAATCACCATCGTTTTGATAGTTTTTCGCCGCGTTGATACCACCTTGAGCTGCGATCGAGTGAGCTCTACGTGGGCTGTCTTGGAAGCAGAATGTTTTAACATTATATCCTAATTCCGCTAATGTAGCAGAAGCGGAACCGCCTGCGAGACCGGTTCCGATTACGATAACCGTATATTTTCTTTTGTTAGCCGGGTTAACTAATTTGATATGGGATTTATAATCGTCCCATTTTTTTTCCAAGGGACCCGATGGGATTTTGGAATCTAAACTCATTATTGCGCTCCTGGAACTTTCACGAAGTTGAGAAGAATGGCAACCGGCATGGAAACATTGCCGATGAAGATGGTTAAAGCGTAGAGGATCGCAAATGCGTTCGTCTTAGGCGCCCAGAAAGTTGTATTAAAACCGAGGGTTTGGAAAACACTCGTAACTCCATGACGAAGGTGAAACGCAAGCAAGGTCATCGCTACTATATAGGAAATAGAAACATAAACATTCTTAAATCCTAAGACTACCATGGAGTAGACGTCATGTCTTTGGCTGTCCCCGATCGTTTCTTGGAGTGCGAAGTTTTCAGGTTGGATCTTGCCTATGGTAAAATGAAGCAAATGGTATATTACGAAAGCTAATAATACGGAACCTGTCAAAGCCATATAGCGGGAAGACAAAGTAGCTTGGATCGTACTTTCTTTTACATAACTAACCGGTCTTGCCTTCTTGTTTTCAAGCGACAATTTCAGAGCGTAGTAAACGTGTAATACGAATGCTAACAAAAGAATTCCGCGGGCCAGCCATAATAGTCCGCCTAATTTGTGTAAGAACTCAGCGTAAGTGTTAATCTTATCCGGCTCTTGGAAGATCTGGAGGTTCCCCAGCATGTGTACGAACACAAAGCCGAAGAGAATGATTCCGGTAATCGCAACGATAGTCTTTCTACCGATGGACGACCTTAGATATCCAGCTTGAAAATCCATTCAAAATCTCCTGTGAGGATCATGGGAAGAAGTCATCGATTTGTTTGAGGAAGGGAGCAAAAACGAAAGATCGAATTTAGAATCCCTCTACAAAGTAGGATAAAAAATCAGGTTCAGACGAAAAGCACTTTTAAACTAAAAGACAAAAAATGGACATTTGCCGAGGAATATTTAGACTTGGTCTCATTTAGTGTAATAGTGCGACGCGAAAATTCAAAAAACCGCAAATGATTTCTAAGGATCCGTTTCAAACTTTGTATAGAGAGCCCCTTCACGAGGGGAGAAAGGAAAAATTCTCCCCGGGAAAAAAGGGAGAAGGACTCGGCTATTTTTTATTCAGGGAACTCAGGCTTTCCCGAATCGCGTTCGGTGGATATAGGATCGGGCTGGAAGATCCGGAACATAAGGAAGCACTTCAATTTGCTCTCCATTCCGGAGTGAACGTTATCGACGTCTCAGCAAATTACGGAGATGGAGAGGCCGAAAGTTTAGTAGGCAAGGTCCTGGAAGAAAATTTCAAAAAAAGACATCTTCACCGAAAGGAAATTTTTTTAGTCACTAAGGCCGGATACATCCAGGGAAAAAATATGAAACTCGTGGAGTCCAAAGAAAAGGAGAAGGACCAATTCCCGGAAATCACTTACTACCAACCAGGTTGTTATCATTGTATCTCTCCTGAATTTTTGGAAGACCAATTGGAAAGATCCAGAAAGCGTCTGGGACTTTCCACTATCGACGCATTCTTATTGCATAATCCTGAATATTTCCTGAGTCATTCCGAGAAGAATGGAGTTCCGAAAGAAGAAGCCCAAGCAGAA
It includes:
- a CDS encoding succinate dehydrogenase cytochrome b subunit, which encodes MDFQAGYLRSSIGRKTIVAITGIILFGFVFVHMLGNLQIFQEPDKINTYAEFLHKLGGLLWLARGILLLAFVLHVYYALKLSLENKKARPVSYVKESTIQATLSSRYMALTGSVLLAFVIYHLLHFTIGKIQPENFALQETIGDSQRHDVYSMVVLGFKNVYVSISYIVAMTLLAFHLRHGVTSVFQTLGFNTTFWAPKTNAFAILYALTIFIGNVSMPVAILLNFVKVPGAQ